TTCTAGCACTTTTACTTCTGCCGCTGCTAACTACGCCATGTCGACCACTGTAGAGGGCGAGGTTCTGCCCGTCGAGCAGCCGCCGACGGAGGTTCCGGCGCCGTTGCCGGTGCCGGTGCCGGTGCccgcggcggaggaggagaagccGAAGGAGGAGGCAGAGGCGAAGAAGCCGGCGAAGGAGAGGAAGCCCCGGGCTCCGAGGGAGAAGAAGCAGAGGCCGCCGAAGACCGCCTCGCATCCTCCCTACTTCCAGGTACTGGTTTCGCGATCACGAGTACAGCGATTAGTGTATCTGCAGAACGTTCGATTGATGAGATGCTGGTTTTCTGTTTTTGGAGCAGATGATCAAGGAGGCGGTCCTGGCGCTGAACGAGAAGAGCGGGTCGAGCCCGTACGCGATCGCCAAGTACATGGAGGACAAGCACAAGGCCGTGCTCCCCGCCAACTTCAGGAAGATCCTGGCGCTCCAGCTGAAGAACTCGGCCGCCAAGGGGAAGCTGATCAAGGTCAAGGCCTCGTACAAGCTGTCCGAGGCGGGCAAGAAGGAGAGCGCCAGGCCCTCGGCGAAGCCGTCGAAGAAGGCGGAGGCTGCCCCCGCTGCCAGGAAGTCCAAGGAGCCGCCCATGGCCAAGGCGCCGCCCATGGCCATGGCGACCACTACTCCCAGGGCCAAGCGGTCGAGGAAGCCGGAGGCGCCGGTCAAGCCGGCGAAGAAGGCCGCGAAGAAGCCGGTGAAGAAGGCAGCGGCTGCGAAGCCGAAGCAGCCCAAGTCTATCAAGTCGCCTGCTGCGAAGAGGGCCAAGAAGGTAGCTGCTGCTTGAGGCTATGGGCGACGGGGAGACGGAGAGCGTACTGTAATTTTgggctttttgtcttttttgggtGGGGTAGACGATGTGAATGTGAATATGGGGTTGAAACGTCGCTCGCGTCTGGTAGTAGTTTCTTCAACTTCTGTCAATAAAAATATGggttgatgaagaagatgggttGTACGTAGGGTTAAAAATAGTTTCTGATGTTTCAACGAATGGTCGATAGCTAAGTCTGAACCTTCGCTTTGATCTCtcgtgtctctctctctctccagcgtTTCATCGACTCAGTTTTCCTTAGCTGCAAGGGATTCGATGCCAGTTTGCTTTAAACGACATGTCTGATGTTGATCATTCGGTCTGGAGTTTAAATTAGTCATCTCGTACTGAATTCGAAATCATTCTCTGTACACAATAGGATCGAAATATCTGGAATCAAAGAGCATACCCACTTTAGCTTCGAAGCAATTCTTGCTCTAGAGTTTTCACGGCCAAAAATGCTTTGCCCGTTTAGCTCAGCTTGCGCGAGCACGAGTATATTCTTGAATTGGTACCCACTGAGACTACCCTGAGTGTCGGGAAATCGTGCTTATGACCCTTCTCCCGAATCTCAACGCGGCTCTTAATGATCTTAGGCTATATAGACAAAGCCCTAGAGTTTCATAGCTGTGATGCTTCGTTAGGAGATTGGTGGGCAGAGAGCATCATTCGACGGATCTCAGCCTACCAGGAGCTGAGGATGGTGCCCTGATGTCAGGCGGCCGAGATGAAGAGAAAGATGTAATATAAAAGAACCGAGGAATTTTTCTCCGGTTGTGTGTCCGAAGCCACGTGCGAATGGTCTCGAGTGGTCGAACTCCGACAGCCCATGATGGGATAGCTATCTTCCTTCCGTGGGGAGTCCCAGGAACGAATGTAGCATTGGGCGACGCGTGTGCAGGATGGCGCACGCGGAAATCGGAATATCAGGGAAGTCACTGTGCAGGACGGTGGCTTTCCCCATCGATCCGCGCCTTCGCTGGATGCGGATTGGGCGCTGGTCATGATCTGAAACACGGGTTGCCGGGAAATCGCTGAAAAAAGGGGTCGAaagttctctttctttcctatCAGAGGAAAAAAGGGTTTGGAATTTAACTTCGaccctatttttcttctttgaaagGGGAACAACGTGGAAgacgaaaatgaaaaacatcGCATGATCCCTAATCATGTTTTGCCAAAGCCCACTCGGACCGTCAGTTACGTGCCGCGGTGACTATTTACGTTCTGAAGTCAGACGTATTCGTGCTGTCTCTATTAAAAAATATGTTGGTATACTGGTTAATTTGAATCAATCCTTTAACTATTAAAAGCTCAAACCGACCTTGACCCACTAATTAAATCAGTAATTTGAACACGGCCCATGTAGCcgtttaattaaaaaaggatcATATAGGATTACTCCAATCCAAATGTGACGTGACAATCCCGATATGTTgtttttatggctttttttttttccacaacttATGTGCTTCATGAGTTTAAGATaataatttaatcatttcaaaaaagaatCAATAAGATTATGAATGTTCTTTTTGCGTTATTTATGGAAAAGATTATTAATACTTGGTCCAATTATTTCAATGAgtaaaatcaatttcatttaccagcaataaaacaaagaaacatcttagctaatttaaattaaataggtTAATTTAAGTCATGTCCTTAGTCAATATGCCGAGACCCATCCCATTAAATGAGTGATATGAGTTTAACTTGAACTCGACCAGTCTTATTAATCGTGTCAAAGGAGTTGACACGACTATAGTATGAACACAATTAGTATAAATTTGA
Above is a window of Eucalyptus grandis isolate ANBG69807.140 chromosome 9, ASM1654582v1, whole genome shotgun sequence DNA encoding:
- the LOC104419672 gene encoding histone H1, yielding MSTTVEGEVLPVEQPPTEVPAPLPVPVPVPAAEEEKPKEEAEAKKPAKERKPRAPREKKQRPPKTASHPPYFQMIKEAVLALNEKSGSSPYAIAKYMEDKHKAVLPANFRKILALQLKNSAAKGKLIKVKASYKLSEAGKKESARPSAKPSKKAEAAPAARKSKEPPMAKAPPMAMATTTPRAKRSRKPEAPVKPAKKAAKKPVKKAAAAKPKQPKSIKSPAAKRAKKVAAA